The following are encoded together in the Pseudidiomarina andamanensis genome:
- a CDS encoding RidA family protein: MSKVIISTEKAPAAIGTYSQAVKIGTTVYLSGQIPLVPETMEFVSEEFRAQAVQVFKNLSAVCEAAGGELQDMVKVQIYLTDLGNFPIVNEVMAEFFAQPYPARAAIGVKALPKGAQIEIDGVMELPSTN; encoded by the coding sequence ATGTCAAAAGTAATTATTAGTACTGAAAAAGCACCAGCGGCCATTGGCACGTATTCACAAGCCGTAAAAATTGGCACAACAGTCTATCTATCTGGTCAAATTCCACTGGTTCCTGAAACTATGGAATTCGTCAGCGAAGAGTTTCGTGCGCAAGCGGTGCAAGTGTTTAAAAACCTAAGTGCAGTTTGTGAAGCGGCCGGTGGCGAGTTGCAAGACATGGTCAAAGTACAAATCTATTTGACTGATTTGGGTAACTTTCCAATTGTGAATGAGGTGATGGCTGAATTTTTTGCACAGCCATATCCTGCGCGCGCCGCAATCGGCGTGAAAGCATTGCCGAAGGGCGCGCAAATTGAAATTGACGGCGTCATGGAGCTACCAAGCACCAACTAA
- a CDS encoding LemA family protein has translation MTTGWIIIIAAVVVLVYLIGIYNKLVRLKNQFENAFAQIEVQLKRRYDLIPNLVETAKAYLTHERETLEAVISARNQAAAALPQAAKDPTNAGAMQQLGGAESALGSALGRLNVVMEAYPDLKANQNMMQVSEELTSTENRVAFSRQAFNDAVMTYNTYRQSFPPVMFASFFGHSKDANLLEFADSAEIQAAPKVKF, from the coding sequence ATGACAACAGGATGGATTATTATTATTGCTGCAGTAGTGGTGTTGGTGTACTTAATTGGTATATACAACAAACTGGTGCGGCTCAAAAATCAATTTGAAAACGCCTTTGCGCAAATTGAAGTTCAACTTAAACGTCGCTATGACTTAATTCCGAATTTAGTCGAAACAGCGAAAGCCTATCTAACCCACGAGCGTGAAACACTAGAAGCAGTGATTTCTGCCCGTAATCAAGCGGCAGCAGCATTACCACAAGCGGCAAAAGATCCGACTAACGCTGGTGCAATGCAGCAACTTGGCGGCGCCGAATCAGCTTTGGGCAGCGCATTAGGCCGCTTAAATGTGGTAATGGAGGCCTACCCTGATCTAAAAGCGAATCAAAACATGATGCAGGTGAGTGAAGAGCTCACGAGCACCGAAAACCGCGTTGCTTTCTCACGCCAAGCCTTTAACGACGCAGTCATGACCTATAACACTTATCGCCAATCATTCCCGCCAGTCATGTTTGCAAGCTTCTTTGGTCACAGCAAAGATGCAAACTTACTGGAGTTTGCCGATAGCGCGGAAATACAGGCAGCACCAAAAGTTAAATTTTAA
- a CDS encoding Na+/H+ antiporter NhaC family protein, with protein MTQPASAKALLPLGLFLTLFLGTGIYFQLSGVDYAFYQLASPVAILPAIILGVILSKQAFDERIDTFVSGVGERNIVTMCMIYLLAGAFSTVAAATGGVDAMVALGLNVIPPQFLLPGLFIIAAVVSTAMGTSMGTLAALAPVALGLGQAAEIDLALLAGVLVSGAMFGDNLSFISDTTIAATRTQGCEMSDKFKANLKIALPAAAITLIWLFTYDTGAVPPKIPEANLWLSLPYFFIIVLAVLGLNVFAVLTLGIILAAAFGMATVGYEWVAFSKDIYEGFTSMQEIFLLSLLIGGLSALIRQQGGLQFLANTVSRITSRLFKHKQQRAAFGVAALTGLTNFAVANNTVTILLSGEVSKRLAEEGNLAPRQSASLLDIFACVVQGALPYGAQALLMGASFGLSPLDVSIHTGYCFILGAVSIAMIIWRKPLEARTSEAVA; from the coding sequence ATGACACAGCCAGCCAGTGCCAAGGCACTTTTGCCACTTGGTTTATTTCTTACGCTGTTCCTTGGCACCGGGATCTACTTCCAACTATCAGGTGTCGATTATGCGTTTTATCAACTCGCCAGCCCGGTGGCTATATTGCCGGCCATTATTCTGGGCGTCATTTTAAGTAAGCAAGCCTTTGACGAGCGCATTGATACCTTCGTATCGGGCGTTGGTGAACGCAACATTGTCACCATGTGCATGATTTATTTGCTAGCCGGCGCATTCTCAACCGTGGCTGCGGCAACTGGCGGTGTCGATGCCATGGTTGCACTTGGCTTAAATGTTATTCCACCGCAATTCTTGTTGCCCGGCCTATTCATTATTGCCGCCGTGGTATCAACCGCGATGGGCACTTCCATGGGTACTCTTGCCGCACTAGCCCCAGTTGCATTAGGTTTAGGCCAAGCTGCGGAAATTGACTTAGCATTACTTGCTGGCGTTCTGGTAAGCGGCGCAATGTTTGGTGACAACTTGTCATTCATCTCTGACACCACCATTGCCGCAACTCGTACACAAGGCTGTGAAATGAGTGACAAGTTCAAAGCAAACTTGAAGATTGCATTGCCGGCAGCAGCGATCACATTGATCTGGTTATTCACCTATGACACAGGTGCCGTACCACCAAAGATTCCAGAAGCAAATTTGTGGCTGAGTTTGCCTTATTTCTTCATTATTGTACTGGCAGTGCTTGGCTTGAACGTATTCGCTGTACTCACATTGGGAATTATCCTCGCGGCGGCTTTCGGTATGGCCACGGTTGGTTACGAATGGGTTGCCTTTAGCAAAGATATCTATGAAGGCTTCACTAGCATGCAGGAAATCTTTCTGCTGTCGTTACTCATTGGTGGTTTGTCTGCGTTAATTCGCCAACAAGGTGGTTTACAGTTTCTTGCCAACACGGTTAGTCGTATTACTAGTCGCTTGTTTAAACACAAACAGCAGCGCGCAGCATTTGGTGTTGCCGCATTGACCGGCTTAACCAACTTTGCGGTAGCCAACAATACGGTCACCATTTTACTTTCAGGTGAAGTCAGTAAGCGCTTAGCTGAAGAAGGTAATTTGGCCCCACGTCAAAGTGCGAGCTTGCTGGATATTTTTGCTTGCGTGGTGCAGGGTGCGTTGCCATACGGTGCGCAAGCACTCCTAATGGGCGCCAGCTTTGGTTTATCACCACTGGACGTCAGTATTCACACTGGTTATTGCTTTATTCTGGGGGCCGTATCAATTGCGATGATCATCTGGCGCAAGCCATTGGAGGCTCGCACCAGCGAAGCCGTGGCTTAG
- the spoT gene encoding bifunctional GTP diphosphokinase/guanosine-3',5'-bis pyrophosphate 3'-pyrophosphohydrolase — MYLFEGLRQQLAEYLPPEQVEQAAAAFKLAADGHKHQKRHSGEPYITHPVAVAGLLADMRLDHETIMAALLHDVIEDTEYTQEDLAEQFGATVAELVEGVSKLDKLQFNSKEELQTENYRKMIMAMVQDIRVILIKLADRTHNMRTIGHLRPEKKRRIARETLEIYAPLAHRLGIHDIKNELELLGFHALHPWRAKLLESEVKKARGNRRELVERVQTEIEKRLKDVGIKARVLGREKHLYSIYQKMKYKELKFEQVMDIYAFRVIVDELDTCYRVLGALHNLYKPIETRFKDYIAIPKSNGYQSLHTSLKGPHGIPVEVQIRTEEMNLMADRGVAAHWFYKTEESSGTTAQVRARRWMQSLLELQQSTGNAFEFIENVKSELFPEEIYVFTPEGRIIELPQGATPVDFAYAVHTDIGNTCIGARVNHKVSSLSKPLETGQTVEIKTAPGSRPNIAWLNFAVTGKARAKIRQYLKGQESREAEQLGERLLRAALGPINYDEIPKADFARVLKEVKLNDVPALLREIGLGNMMSIAIAKRLLGELSQLKDEYEASAHPKTTLAIRGAEGLLVSFAKCCRPIPGDDIIAHVSPGKGLVVHRKECKNVRGHEEEPGRYFPVQWEANTEAEFTTEVRVEIVNHQGALAKLTASISATGCNIHGLKTEELDANIYYIDIALSVRDRKQLADVIRHIRKMPNVQRVWRLRK; from the coding sequence GTGTATTTGTTTGAAGGCCTCAGGCAACAGTTAGCTGAGTACTTACCACCCGAGCAGGTGGAGCAAGCTGCTGCGGCCTTCAAATTAGCTGCTGATGGTCACAAACATCAGAAACGCCATAGCGGCGAACCCTACATAACCCACCCGGTTGCGGTCGCTGGCCTGCTGGCTGATATGCGACTCGATCACGAAACCATCATGGCAGCCTTGCTGCATGATGTGATTGAAGATACCGAATATACCCAAGAAGATCTTGCTGAACAGTTTGGTGCAACCGTCGCTGAGCTCGTTGAGGGCGTGTCGAAGCTCGATAAATTACAATTTAACTCCAAAGAAGAACTGCAAACTGAAAACTATCGCAAAATGATTATGGCGATGGTGCAGGATATTCGCGTTATTTTGATTAAGCTGGCTGACCGTACGCACAACATGCGTACAATTGGACACTTGCGCCCAGAGAAGAAACGCCGAATTGCGCGTGAAACTTTAGAAATTTATGCGCCATTAGCTCACCGTTTAGGTATTCACGATATTAAAAACGAGCTGGAGCTGTTGGGCTTTCATGCGTTACACCCTTGGCGCGCGAAATTACTTGAGTCAGAAGTAAAGAAAGCGCGCGGTAACCGCCGCGAGCTGGTTGAACGCGTTCAAACCGAAATTGAAAAGCGCTTGAAAGACGTGGGTATTAAAGCGCGCGTCCTTGGTCGCGAGAAACACTTGTACAGCATTTACCAAAAAATGAAGTACAAGGAGCTCAAATTTGAGCAGGTCATGGATATCTATGCGTTTCGTGTGATTGTGGACGAACTTGATACCTGTTATCGCGTACTTGGTGCCTTGCACAATTTGTACAAGCCTATCGAAACCCGCTTTAAAGATTACATCGCTATTCCGAAATCGAATGGTTACCAATCGCTGCATACCAGTTTAAAAGGGCCGCATGGCATTCCGGTTGAAGTACAAATTCGCACCGAAGAAATGAATCTGATGGCGGATCGCGGGGTTGCAGCGCACTGGTTTTATAAGACAGAAGAAAGCTCAGGTACCACCGCACAGGTGCGTGCACGTCGCTGGATGCAGAGCTTGCTTGAATTGCAGCAAAGCACCGGTAACGCGTTTGAGTTTATTGAAAACGTGAAATCTGAGCTGTTCCCGGAAGAAATCTACGTATTTACACCGGAAGGGCGCATCATTGAATTGCCTCAGGGCGCAACGCCGGTCGATTTCGCTTATGCTGTACACACCGATATTGGTAACACCTGTATTGGTGCTCGCGTTAACCATAAAGTGTCGTCATTATCAAAGCCTCTGGAAACCGGACAGACGGTAGAAATTAAAACCGCACCAGGCTCGCGGCCGAATATTGCCTGGCTGAACTTTGCGGTAACTGGCAAAGCGCGGGCGAAAATCCGTCAATACCTCAAAGGGCAAGAGTCTCGCGAAGCTGAACAGTTAGGTGAACGATTGTTGCGAGCTGCGCTTGGCCCAATTAATTATGACGAGATTCCGAAAGCAGACTTCGCGCGTGTACTCAAAGAAGTGAAACTGAACGACGTGCCTGCCTTGTTGCGTGAAATTGGTTTGGGCAACATGATGTCGATTGCTATTGCCAAGCGATTGCTAGGCGAACTCTCGCAACTTAAAGACGAATATGAGGCAAGCGCACATCCAAAAACCACATTAGCCATTCGTGGTGCGGAAGGATTGTTAGTTAGCTTTGCGAAATGTTGCCGACCCATTCCCGGCGATGACATTATTGCGCACGTGAGCCCAGGCAAAGGCTTAGTGGTACACCGCAAAGAATGTAAGAACGTGCGTGGCCATGAAGAAGAGCCAGGGCGTTACTTCCCAGTGCAGTGGGAAGCGAATACTGAAGCAGAATTTACCACTGAAGTGCGGGTGGAAATTGTTAACCACCAGGGCGCTTTAGCGAAACTAACGGCATCAATCTCGGCAACAGGCTGTAATATTCATGGTCTGAAAACTGAAGAGTTAGATGCCAATATTTATTACATAGATATCGCACTCAGTGTGCGGGATAGGAAACAGCTCGCCGATGTGATTCGCCATATTCGGAAAATGCCGAATGTGCAGCGGGTTTGGCGGTTAAGGAAGTAA
- the gmk gene encoding guanylate kinase, whose translation MTTSIATGNLFILAAPSGAGKSSLIRALLARHTEESMQVSVSCTTRAPRPGEIDGVHYHFLTESQFKEKIDNNDFYEWAHVFGNYYGTSRSYIEQTLAQGIDVFLDIDWQGARQVREAHPQAQSIFIVPPSLEVLEERLRSRGQDSDEVIRSRMEKAQAEMSHYHEFDYLLVNDKFDQTLAQLEHIVFSQRLKVALQQVRHAAKLKDLLANDG comes from the coding sequence ATGACAACATCAATCGCCACCGGCAATTTATTTATTTTGGCTGCACCAAGCGGTGCAGGTAAATCCAGTTTAATCCGTGCTTTGCTTGCGCGCCACACTGAAGAGAGTATGCAGGTGTCGGTGTCATGCACAACGCGGGCACCACGGCCGGGTGAAATTGATGGTGTGCACTATCATTTTTTAACCGAAAGCCAGTTTAAAGAAAAAATCGACAACAACGATTTTTATGAGTGGGCGCACGTTTTCGGCAATTATTACGGTACTTCGCGCAGTTATATTGAACAAACTTTGGCGCAAGGTATCGACGTGTTTTTGGATATTGATTGGCAAGGTGCGCGCCAAGTTCGTGAAGCTCACCCGCAAGCACAATCCATTTTTATTGTGCCGCCAAGCCTTGAAGTACTGGAGGAGCGGCTTCGTAGCCGGGGCCAAGATAGCGATGAAGTCATTCGCTCTCGTATGGAAAAAGCCCAAGCGGAAATGTCGCATTATCATGAGTTTGACTACTTGCTGGTGAATGATAAATTTGATCAAACCTTGGCTCAGCTTGAGCATATTGTGTTCTCTCAGCGCCTTAAGGTAGCATTACAACAAGTGCGGCATGCCGCTAAACTCAAAGATCTCTTGGCGAATGACGGGTAA
- a CDS encoding fatty acid--CoA ligase yields MPVKLLKPTEEAYQYPLLIKQLLLSSQRYAGDNEIVGGNNGKRYSYQEFNERVCRLANVLTEAGVKAGDVVAVLDWDTPRYLECFFAIPMIGAVLHTVNVRLAPEQIVYTMNHAEDKVVLAHDDFLPLLAKVKHELMTVEKYIQLSDSDTPPESPLSTEGEYEDLMRGALPDFDFPDFDENAIATTFYTTGTTGNPKGVYFSHRQLVLHTMALAATTSMNDNMQLMQASSVYMPITPMFHVHAWGVPYVATMMGLKQVYPGRYEPATLLKLFMTEKVTFSHCVPTILQMVLSSEKAKAIDFSGWQVLIGGSALTAGLASAALERGIEIYTGYGMSETCPLLSTTWMPLNAAEFSHDQQVAERIKTGRPVPFVNMRIIDSKGRFLPHDGEAMGEVVVRTPWLTQGYLNEPEKSQELWENGWMHTGDVGTIDSTYTLQIRDRIKDVIKTGGEWVSSLDIENLISKHPDIELAAVIGLPDDEWGERPHAIVTARAGTKVDREAVVAHMQQYIDEGLIEKWYVPDTVKVVEEIPRTSVGKIDKKVIREMLKSQ; encoded by the coding sequence ATGCCGGTAAAATTACTGAAACCAACTGAAGAGGCATATCAATATCCTCTACTCATTAAGCAGTTACTGCTCTCAAGCCAACGCTATGCGGGCGATAATGAAATTGTGGGTGGTAACAATGGCAAACGCTACAGCTATCAAGAGTTTAATGAACGAGTTTGCCGGCTTGCGAACGTTTTAACCGAAGCCGGCGTAAAGGCCGGTGATGTGGTGGCGGTTCTCGATTGGGATACGCCACGTTACCTTGAGTGTTTCTTTGCCATTCCAATGATTGGCGCTGTGTTACACACCGTCAACGTGCGATTGGCGCCCGAGCAAATTGTCTACACCATGAACCATGCTGAAGACAAAGTGGTGTTGGCTCACGATGATTTTCTACCGCTCTTGGCGAAAGTGAAACACGAGTTAATGACGGTTGAAAAGTATATTCAATTGAGCGATTCAGACACGCCACCAGAATCACCGTTGAGTACTGAAGGTGAATACGAAGATTTGATGCGCGGCGCATTACCAGATTTCGATTTTCCCGATTTTGATGAAAATGCGATTGCCACCACGTTCTATACCACGGGAACCACTGGCAACCCCAAAGGCGTCTATTTCTCACACCGACAACTCGTGCTGCATACCATGGCGCTGGCAGCGACCACCTCGATGAATGACAACATGCAGTTGATGCAAGCATCAAGCGTGTACATGCCTATCACGCCGATGTTCCATGTGCACGCATGGGGTGTGCCATATGTGGCAACGATGATGGGCTTAAAGCAGGTATACCCAGGTCGTTACGAACCGGCAACCTTGTTGAAGTTATTTATGACCGAAAAAGTGACGTTTTCTCACTGTGTACCAACTATTTTACAAATGGTGCTGAGTAGTGAAAAAGCGAAGGCTATTGATTTTAGCGGCTGGCAAGTCCTTATTGGCGGCAGCGCATTAACAGCTGGTCTCGCGAGTGCCGCATTAGAGCGAGGTATCGAGATTTATACTGGCTACGGCATGTCCGAAACCTGCCCGCTGTTAAGCACCACATGGATGCCGTTGAATGCCGCTGAGTTTAGCCATGATCAACAAGTCGCTGAACGAATTAAAACAGGTCGTCCGGTACCGTTTGTGAATATGCGCATTATTGATAGTAAAGGTCGCTTCTTGCCGCATGATGGCGAGGCGATGGGCGAAGTGGTGGTGCGCACACCGTGGCTCACGCAGGGTTATTTAAATGAGCCAGAGAAAAGCCAAGAGCTATGGGAAAATGGGTGGATGCATACCGGCGACGTCGGCACTATCGATAGCACCTACACCCTACAAATTCGTGATCGTATCAAAGATGTGATTAAAACAGGTGGGGAGTGGGTATCTTCGCTCGATATTGAAAACTTAATCAGTAAGCATCCAGATATCGAGTTGGCAGCAGTGATTGGCTTGCCTGATGATGAGTGGGGCGAGCGTCCGCATGCCATTGTCACCGCACGAGCTGGTACCAAAGTAGATCGCGAAGCGGTCGTTGCGCACATGCAGCAATATATCGATGAAGGTCTGATTGAGAAGTGGTACGTGCCAGATACGGTGAAAGTGGTGGAGGAAATTCCTCGAACCAGCGTCGGTAAAATCGATAAGAAGGTGATACGCGAGATGCTGAAATCACAGTAG
- a CDS encoding carbon-nitrogen hydrolase family protein, producing MSPDELHLQLRNLRKEDYPQLKALMDKVYPDIGGAWGEHTILKLVQEFPEGQICLEDNGQLVGVALTVKVKYARFSNPHTYDDLMDARENILNDRKGDAIYGLDVLIHPDYRGYRLGRRLYDARKELCRQSNLKAILAGGRIVNFHKYADEMTPGQYIEAVHRREIYDPILTFQLANDFTVKRLLGKYLPEDKRSVGFATLLEWNNFLYEPSDNILGSRIRNVRVGAVQWQMREIDSVEEMLRQVEYFVDAISSYQSDFAVFPEFFNAPLMGLTDQSQQKDAIRFLAGFTERFKREMSQMAVSYNVNIITGSMPINEDDVIYNVSYLCRRDGTVEEQRKIHVTPHEKRDWVIEGGDQVRVFDTDAGKVGILICYDVEFPELGRLMANEGLEILFVPFWTDTRNAYLRVRHCAQARAVENECYVVTCGSVGNLPQVESLDVQYAQSAVFSPSDFAFPYDAILAETTPNTEQLIFSDLNLDELRYLHHEGSVTNLKDRRTDIYEVTRKW from the coding sequence ATGAGCCCGGATGAACTTCACTTACAGTTACGCAATCTTCGCAAAGAAGATTACCCACAATTAAAGGCCTTGATGGATAAGGTTTATCCCGATATTGGTGGGGCTTGGGGTGAGCATACCATTTTGAAATTGGTTCAAGAATTTCCCGAGGGCCAAATTTGTCTTGAAGACAATGGACAACTTGTTGGCGTTGCGCTGACGGTGAAGGTGAAATACGCCCGCTTTAGTAACCCGCATACTTACGATGATTTAATGGATGCGCGGGAGAATATTCTGAATGATCGCAAGGGTGATGCCATTTATGGCCTAGATGTCTTAATTCACCCGGATTATCGTGGTTACCGCCTTGGCCGACGCTTGTATGATGCGCGTAAAGAACTTTGTCGGCAGTCTAACCTAAAGGCGATTCTTGCCGGTGGCCGGATTGTGAACTTCCATAAATATGCCGATGAGATGACGCCAGGGCAATATATTGAGGCGGTGCATCGCCGAGAAATCTATGACCCAATTTTGACCTTCCAGCTAGCAAATGACTTCACCGTCAAACGTTTATTGGGTAAGTACTTGCCGGAAGATAAACGTTCAGTGGGTTTTGCTACCCTGTTGGAATGGAATAACTTCTTGTATGAGCCATCGGACAATATTCTTGGCTCACGTATCCGTAATGTGCGAGTAGGTGCGGTACAGTGGCAAATGCGTGAAATTGACTCGGTTGAAGAAATGCTTCGCCAAGTGGAGTATTTCGTCGATGCCATTTCAAGTTATCAGAGTGACTTCGCGGTTTTCCCTGAGTTTTTCAACGCGCCGTTAATGGGTTTAACTGACCAGAGTCAGCAAAAAGACGCGATTCGTTTCTTAGCGGGATTCACTGAGCGCTTTAAGCGTGAAATGTCACAAATGGCCGTGAGCTACAACGTCAATATTATTACCGGCTCAATGCCGATTAATGAAGACGATGTCATTTATAACGTTTCGTATCTGTGTCGTCGTGATGGAACGGTAGAGGAACAACGTAAAATTCATGTGACCCCGCATGAGAAGCGTGACTGGGTAATTGAAGGTGGCGATCAGGTACGTGTTTTCGATACAGATGCCGGTAAAGTGGGTATTTTGATCTGTTACGACGTCGAATTTCCTGAACTGGGTCGCTTGATGGCAAACGAAGGCTTAGAAATTCTATTTGTGCCGTTCTGGACCGATACTCGTAACGCTTATTTGCGCGTGCGTCATTGCGCTCAAGCCCGCGCCGTTGAAAACGAATGTTACGTGGTGACTTGCGGTAGCGTTGGTAACTTGCCGCAGGTTGAGAGTCTCGATGTTCAATATGCGCAGTCAGCGGTTTTCTCGCCGTCGGATTTTGCGTTTCCATATGATGCGATTTTGGCCGAAACCACGCCGAATACTGAGCAGCTCATTTTTTCTGATCTGAACTTAGATGAATTGCGATATTTACATCACGAAGGTTCGGTGACGAACTTGAAAGATCGCCGTACCGATATTTATGAAGTGACCCGTAAGTGGTAA
- the rpoZ gene encoding DNA-directed RNA polymerase subunit omega: protein MARVTVEDAVDRIGNRFDLVLVAARRARQLATQGKDSLVPWKNNEKATVVALREIENGHIDAKRLDAEERTEMAQKDAEEMAAVDAIRGLE from the coding sequence ATGGCTCGCGTAACCGTAGAAGATGCAGTTGACCGTATTGGCAACCGATTTGATTTAGTGCTGGTAGCAGCACGTCGTGCCCGTCAATTGGCGACCCAAGGCAAAGATTCGTTGGTTCCTTGGAAAAACAATGAGAAAGCAACCGTTGTCGCATTGCGCGAAATTGAAAACGGTCACATTGATGCGAAGCGTTTAGACGCAGAAGAGCGTACTGAAATGGCGCAAAAAGACGCCGAAGAAATGGCAGCCGTTGACGCAATTCGTGGGCTTGAGTAA
- a CDS encoding M48 family metallopeptidase, producing the protein MVNFFEHQQQAKRNTGLLVVLFLVAFILIIGFVAVVTAAIFGGVAIQQNGEYQFSWQPIAWVVVIVGGGILTAMLVKWLSLKPGGHVVAESLGGVRIEPNATDPLERRILNVVEEMAIAANMPVPAVYLLPNEATINAFAAGYESKDAVIGLTRGAVETFSREQLQAVVAHEFSHILNGDMRLNIRLIAALAGILLIAHVGRIFLHSARFSSSRRRGNGNALPLVGLALFIIGYIGVFFGNIIKAAVSRQREYLADAAAVQFTRNPEALSGALQQIGAREYGSKIGHANADETAHLFFGQALSSWFTLMATHPPLDKRIKRIQPSWNGRYPKPHKAMVQSVAEQQANQPQPVALNRLAMLALPALLLERVRSPQQAPQFIRDMMIGQLLGESHPQLAELSAAQQLALVELAVPALRVAKDSDRLALLKDLEQLEQSDDLFHWCLYQLLARQLVESKRFTVKIDNAEAFAATVVALKRAEQQQPLNLKQIEQALNTCKSWSPKAKQPLVKKWVETVTSDQHISETERKLVATLCACIEEPLPDEMLTNSAS; encoded by the coding sequence ATGGTTAATTTCTTTGAACACCAACAGCAGGCCAAGCGCAATACTGGCCTGCTCGTGGTGCTGTTTCTTGTCGCCTTCATCTTAATTATCGGGTTTGTTGCCGTTGTCACCGCGGCGATATTTGGTGGTGTGGCGATACAGCAAAATGGCGAGTATCAATTTAGTTGGCAACCGATTGCATGGGTTGTGGTAATTGTTGGTGGCGGCATTCTAACCGCCATGTTGGTGAAGTGGCTGAGCTTAAAGCCCGGCGGCCATGTGGTAGCAGAGAGCCTCGGTGGCGTGCGCATTGAGCCAAACGCCACCGACCCATTAGAGCGCCGAATTCTCAACGTTGTGGAGGAAATGGCCATTGCTGCGAACATGCCTGTTCCTGCGGTTTACCTGTTACCCAACGAAGCGACTATCAATGCCTTTGCGGCGGGTTATGAGAGCAAAGATGCGGTCATTGGTTTAACCCGTGGTGCGGTCGAAACATTCTCCCGTGAGCAACTCCAAGCTGTTGTGGCGCACGAATTTAGTCACATTTTAAATGGTGACATGCGCCTAAATATTCGCTTGATTGCGGCTCTTGCTGGAATTTTACTGATTGCACATGTCGGGCGCATTTTTCTGCACTCTGCGCGGTTTAGCTCATCGCGGCGACGCGGCAATGGTAATGCGCTGCCGTTAGTTGGTTTGGCCCTATTTATTATTGGCTATATTGGCGTGTTTTTTGGCAACATCATTAAAGCTGCAGTGAGTCGCCAACGCGAGTATCTAGCTGACGCTGCCGCTGTGCAATTTACTCGTAATCCCGAAGCATTATCGGGCGCACTTCAACAAATTGGCGCGCGTGAGTACGGCAGCAAAATCGGCCATGCCAATGCCGATGAAACCGCGCATTTATTTTTTGGTCAAGCGTTGAGCTCTTGGTTCACTCTAATGGCCACACATCCCCCTCTTGATAAACGCATCAAGCGCATTCAGCCGAGTTGGAATGGTCGTTATCCGAAGCCGCACAAGGCCATGGTTCAATCGGTAGCCGAACAACAAGCTAATCAGCCACAACCTGTAGCGTTAAATCGCTTAGCAATGTTGGCATTACCGGCGCTACTGCTCGAGCGCGTGCGTTCGCCACAACAAGCACCGCAATTTATTCGCGATATGATGATTGGTCAATTGCTGGGCGAAAGCCATCCGCAGCTTGCTGAGTTGAGCGCGGCGCAACAATTAGCGTTAGTTGAGTTGGCGGTTCCGGCATTACGCGTCGCCAAAGATAGCGACCGACTGGCACTATTGAAAGATCTCGAACAACTAGAGCAAAGTGATGATTTGTTCCACTGGTGCTTGTATCAACTGTTAGCTCGCCAATTGGTTGAGTCCAAGCGTTTTACGGTGAAAATTGATAACGCAGAAGCCTTTGCAGCAACGGTCGTGGCACTAAAACGCGCCGAACAACAACAGCCGTTGAATTTGAAGCAGATTGAGCAAGCGTTGAACACCTGTAAAAGCTGGTCACCGAAAGCTAAACAACCTTTAGTGAAGAAATGGGTTGAAACGGTGACTTCTGACCAGCATATATCAGAGACCGAACGCAAACTTGTCGCCACGTTGTGTGCTTGTATTGAAGAGCCACTTCCCGATGAAATGCTGACGAATTCTGCATCATAG